In Pirellula sp. SH-Sr6A, the DNA window ATCATGGCGGGAGCGTCTTGGTTCTCGGAGGCGGTTAGATGGATTAAGCCGCACGAACAGCGCGACAGTTTTGTGCCCAATGAATCCATTCTTGCACTTCTTCACGGGTCGGCGCGTCGGACCCTCGCAGGATGCGAACCCCCGCTTTGCTGCTTGCAAATCGAGCAACTTTTTCGAACAGCGTCTCCAGATCTGCACTCCCGAGTTCCTCTGCTTCCACGATGCCGACTGCGACGATGAGTTGCGCGTCATGCCCACGCAGGTTCGGTACTCGGCAGACCAAAAGGGCTTGTCGCTGCCAATCTCGGACAGTCTCCTCGGAGACATTTTTTTCTTCGAGTTGCGATGCGATGGTTTCGGCCGAACTGGCCAAGAGGTCGCCGACGGTCTGAATGGAAATAGCGGCTAGCTTTGATGCCATTTTGGGACCGATGCTAGGAGCATCGACCACCGCGCTTTCGGTGTCCAAGTAGAACTTCCAACGCGAGTTCATGGAATTCGTTTGACCCGTTCGTCCATGCATGGGTTGTTTCGGTTCTCGCATTTCGCGATCACTGGAAACATCCGTTTTTGCGGTGCGTTCTTCGCGGAGACGAGGTTCGAACGTTCGGATGCGAGGACCGGCATCGGTGCGATGAAAGTCGGTGGGCGAGCGATCGAGATCCGGTGCGGATCGTCGACGCTTGGTCGATCGTTTCATCGATGCGACCCATTCTCGGATCCGATTGACTTCGAATGATCTCGCATTCCGCAGAAGCTCTTGACCGCTGCCGCTGCGAAGGAAGGTGTCGACACGATCCACCAATTGGCTCGGCTCGAGATCCCGCAGCATGTGCGATCGAGTGATACCGCACCCCACGAGAACCCTGGCATCGAAAGGTCGGAGCATCGTGGTAGCGGTCATCAATTCGGCGACACACTGCAAATAGTAAATCAGATTTTCATCCGTCCGCATGGCGACCCCGAGAGACTCCGGAGGAGTTCGGAGCAAGTCGCCGACGCGATGCACGCCGGCTTGAAGGAATCGAACGGCCAGGGCAGGATCCACCGTGGGGACTTGATCGATCGGGCTGTCTAGGTGCAGATGAAATTTGCTATTTCGTACGCCGATGGGTGCAGGACGCACGCCAACAGGTCTAGCCAACCCACTTGCATGCGTATCCACCGTGTTCCACCACGAGGTCTCATCCGATTCGTTCGCCCAACCGCTTAGCTGACGATTGATATCGGCGTAATCTTGAGCGGAGTTATAGAAGGGAACAAAGTAGCCGCTATTCACCGTTTCCCGCGAGGTGGTATCGATGGCCACGTTCGGTGCAGTCTGGTGTAACGCAGGATGGATGCCTAGGTCTTCGAAACTATCCATGGAATAGCTTGGCCGAGCGTAACGAAGGATCTCGTGCATTCGGCAGACCGTTCCGCCATGCGCGGCGATCCGACGAGCAATAAATTCATCATGTGTCGCCATCAAGATTTGGCGACCATCGCGTGCGAACCCAGCGAGCACGTGCAGGATTTGCTCTAGCGCCTCGCCTCGGAAGACTTCGATGGAATGGTCGAAAAGGAAAGGGATTCGACCGATCCGAGGAACCGCTCGTTCCGCGATCGCCAATCGGATTGCCAAGTCCACCAATCGTCGCTGTCGAGAATCTGCTGCAGGCAATCGACGGTCGTAGTAAGTGTCTCGACCAATCTGTTCATTCGAGGGGGTATCAAAGTCGGCGGGCGTCTCCGTGCCACGGAGATAGGAAGACTCGACCGCCCAAGGTGGAAGCTGGCGCGCTGCACCGGCCGTGAGTTCACGCAAGTATTTTTCCGCCAACGGAATCAAAGAGCCTTCGGAAGTTCGGCGATAGGGGGATCTTGTACGCAGGTGCGATTGGACTTCGCCAAGCCGTCTGTGCCATTGCGCTCTGCGATCCCATCGCTTCAGCATCTCTTCGGCGTGGGCCAGTTGCAGTCGCAATTGCGAATCGTCCCAGCTTGGGGCCATCGTCGATGTCGGGACGGATTGAGCGTGCTGCAATTGAAGCTCGACATCCGCCTTCTCAGCGTTGAGTTTCTCAAGTCTGCTACGGACACGGTTCAACTCGGACGAGAAATCGCTCGATTGGGGACGGTCGGCACGGGCGCGAGGATAGACGACATGATCCGAAACGCCGCTACGAAACGCCTCCAGGCTCGAAGCCTCGTGGTCTTGAACCGAATCCAACTTCGCATTGGCTTCCGCGACGATCAGATCTTGGTGAGTGTTTTTCAGGTGGGAGAGTTCGACATGAATCGTCGCGAGTCGTTCGCGGAGGCCCGTGAGGATCGAATGCTGGGTTCGTTCCGTGAGACGACTGGGACGGTGATTGGCATGGTGGATGTGCTCGATCTCAGCCAGGATTCGGTCCCGTTCCAATGCCCACCAAGCCCGATCGTGATCGACGGCATCGGCATTGCGGAGTCGATCGAGCAAATCCCGTTCTTCTGCTTTCAGGCTCTGATAGCCCTCATCGAGTTCGTTCCGAGCGGGAGCGTGGACACCGAGCCGGCTGGCGGACCACCAAAGTTTCTCCGGTGAAACGCTTCCGAGCGCGCTGCAAAACAACATCCCGAGAATATCGCCTCGTAATTCATCCCAACGCGCATCCCCGTCGTCCCCTTCCCAAAAAATGTTCCCCAAACCGCGAATGCGATCCCGGTCGCCTTCGTGCAGAGTGTGCTGAGAAGGATGCAGCGGGGAGTTCACAAAGCCTCCGGGGAGCATGGCGGAGCCACCAGCGAAAGACATTTGCCTTACGTGTCCCGTCGCGTCGACCCATTGCATGGAACCATCGATCGATTCGCCTTCTTCGGTTTCGAAGACTTCGTTGACGTAATTGCCACGAAAGAGAATGCTTCGAACGAAACGCGCCATCGTGGCGCTGCCTCCTTGCAGGGGGGCGTAAACGGCGTTCAGGCCACCTCCTAAAGGTCCAACTTGCAGATGGGCTGCGGCATTTTTACGGTCGATATCCAAGCGGATCAAATGCATCGTAGGGCTCCTCCCTCTCCATTACGCTTCATTTCAGGCGTTCATCCTCGAACGCATGTTGGGTCTTTGAGGAGCCTAGCAGAACCGGGCAGACTGGGTAAAGATCAGTTGGATGCACGAATTCGTTGAAAGTTGAGAGGTTACGCGATTTGAGGGGGTTGGTATACTTTGCCCCTTTGGGTCTCTGCTCTCGGGTCGCAATCCTCGCTTTCCCGTGAGCCTTGTCATCGGTGGGCTAGATCATCGGTAGGCATGGTCATCGAAGGGCCCTGTCATTCCGCACCGTAGAATTCGCATGGCTAGCATATCCACCTCGGACCAAAGCAACTTGAGTCGAAGCGGGCGTGGACGCGTTGCCGCTTGCCCGGGAGTTCAGGTCGCTGCAACGGGTTCTTATGCCCCGGAGCAGATTGTCACCAACGAAGATCTTGCGGTGTTGGGATGCGATAGCGAGTGGATCGTGCAGAGAACGGGGATTGAACAACGTCGCCGAGCAGCTGCCGATGAAGCCACGAGCGACCTTGCATACCACGCCGCGATCGATTGCCTGCAATCTGCCAACCTATCTCCCAGCGACGTTGATTTGATCGTCTGCGCGACGATCACCCCCGATTACGTGACGCCGAGCACTGCATGTTTGCTCCAAAAACGGCTCGGCTGCGTCGCTCCTGCATTCGATGTCAACGCGGCGTGCGCGGGCTTTATGGTTGGAATGGTTACTGCAGCGCAGTTTGTCCGAACGGGGGCGGCTCGCAATGCGCTCGTGGTCGGGAGCGAGATCATGAGCCGCACGGTGGACGCGACCGATGTGAAGACCTATCCGCTGTTCGGGGACGGAGCAGGTGCCGCACTGCTGCAGCCCATCGAACCCGATGACGGATCGCCCGGCCACACCGGCAACGGACTGATTCGATTCACCTTGGGGTCGGAAGGGGATCCCGCAGCATTGTGCATACCAGGCGGGGGATCTCGCGAACCCCTCAGCCCCCAGTCGATAACCGAAGGCCGACAGTATCTGCAAATGGACGGCCGTTCGGTGTTCAAGTGGGCCGTTCGAATTGTTGAAGACAGCTTGAACGACGTCTTAGTCGACGCGGGAGTCAGTCCCTGCGAGATCGATTTGGTCATCCTTCACCAAGCGAACATTCGCATCCTCGACGCGGCGATCGGACATTTTGCGATCCCACGCGATCGCATGTTCGTCAATTTGGACCGATTTGGTAACACGTCCGCTGCCAGCATCCCATTGGCTCTCGATCAAGCGGTCAAGGCCGGGCGTCTCCAGCGCGGCAATCTCGTTCTCCTATGCGGATTCGGAGCCGGGCTTTCGTGGGGAACTTGCCTCCTCCGCTGGTAACGTCTGTTACGACAATTCCCTCTCTCCCGCATCTTGCACTGGATGCATCCGTGGCACGGATTCCTGCATGGTGCACCGCCATGCGCCGCCGTGCGATTTTTTCAATCGGACAACCGGAGTCTTCCACTAGGGTTCTGCGTGTTGGCCATCGCCTTCCTTTCTATCGGTGTCTCTACCGCTATCCGGATGCTGACCTTCGTTGCCTGTCGCATCCTTTGGTCCAAGAGTGGGCGATGGACCGGGAGAAGCCGTGGGCTTGGGGTACCTCCCAGCCTTTTTGAGGGCATGCGTGAGCAAGGTCTCTATTTGGGAGTTGGTACTGCGCAACTCCTCCTCGGCCCAGCGACGGAGTGCGTCGAGGGTTTCTGGAGGAAGTCGCAGTAGGAAGGAATCCCGCTTAGCCATCGAGCCCGATCCGTTAGTTGTGAAGTGTCCCTGTATTTACCACCGGTTGCGCGTGGCGATCGGAGCAGAGGACCACGAGCAAATTGGATACCATGGCCGCTTTTCGCTCGTCATCGAGTTCGACAATTTTGTCGCGACTCAGGTGCTCGAGCGCTTGCTGAACCATACCGACGGCTCCTTCCACAATCTTGGTCCGAGCCGCGACAACAGCGGAGGCCTGTTGGCGCTGGAGCATTGCAGCCGCAATTTCGGCAGCGTAGGCAAGGTGGCTGATGCGTGCCTCGATAACTTCGACCCCTGCTTTGTCAACGCGATCTTGGATATCGCGTTGCAGTTGATCGCTGATCTCCTGCGTATTGCTTCGAAGGGACACTTCGTGATCTTGGCTGTCGTAGGGATGACGCGTCGCCAAGTTTCGAAGGGCAGCTTCGCTTTGAACCCCGACATAATCCTCGTAATCGTCCACTTCGAAGAGCGCTTCAGCGGTATTCACCACGCGCCAAACGACGACGGCGGAAATCTCGATGGGGTTACCATCCTTATCATTCACCTTGGAGGGTCGACCGTGCGTTCTGGTCTTCGGTGTGATAACGACACCCTGCTTGTCTTTTGTTTCTCCGACCGAGGTGGAGCCGGTCTCGAAATTGCGAACTCGGAGCGATACGGATTTCTTGGAATAGAAAGGATTGACCCAGAAGAATCCCGATTGCTTGACGGAGCCCTTGTAGCTGCCAAACAAGAGCAAAACGCGGGACTCGTTCGGCTGGATCGCTAGAAAACCGAAAAGTGCCAGGAAGGTGACCACGGCCAGTCCTCCAACTCCCAAAAAGGACAACACATTCATGACCTCAGAGCGATCGTCGACCGACGAAACCGTGGCAACGAACCCTGCAATCGTCCCGCCAAACCCCAAAATCACCAAAACCAACGGAAACCAGCCCGACATCGGTTGGAAACTCTTTTCTGCCGTCACGGTACTCATCGCGGACTCCTCTGGGAACATGAAAATAAATTATAGCATTGTGATATCACCATGATATCTCAAGGCGAGAAAAGTTCGAACATTTGGCGCGCTTGTTGGTCAGAAATTGCTTATTTTTAGGGGGCATCCAAAAGGGGGGAGCTAAACTGGAGGGTGCTATACGCTTCCGCACGCCCCACCTGCTTCTCCGAACTCATCTCGATCGTCATCTCAGTGGAACGGCTATGCTGCGGTATCGTCCTTTGCAATGGTCTATTTCTTTGGTTTGCATTGGCCTGACAACAGCCGTTACGTGTTGCGCGCAAGACCCCTTTGGCAACGATCCCATTTCCACCGAGGGAGTCCCGGTCAATGTCGGCACGAAGGGGGCAGAATCAAGTCCACTCGGGGATGTCGACCTCTTTGAAAAGAATGCGGTTGTTCGATCGCTCATTCGCAGCGCCCCGTCCGACCCTGCTGGCTTGGCCAGGGCCGTTCAACTAATGGCTCGAATCCGTCGGTGGGATGAGGTGACACGATGGTTAAAAGTCATCGATCAAGCCGGGCTGGATACGGCCAAAGCGCACGCGATGGTCGATGAGGTGGGAGCCAAAACTTTTCAAGGGTTGTTGTCGCCATTGGTGCCACTCGAGCCTGCGAACAGGCAGATCGTTGATCGTATTTTGCAATTGGCAGACGAGTACCGACTCGACCCAGCGATGATTGCTCAAAGTGTCACGCAGCTGCAAAGCCCTGACACGAACAGCTGGAAGTCCGCGTTTGGTGTCGTGCAGTCGACGGGTTATGTTGGGGTTCAGAGTTTTTTTAACGCGGTCATGCGGCAAGGTGCCCCGCCGCCCAGTGGAGCGATGGGTGAAACGCTGCGACGCTTGGGGGAGTCAGCCAAAGATGCTTGGGTTGTATGCATGCGTACGCCGCACACCGACGCTCGACGCAACCTGATCTTGCTCGCCGCGGCTGCAAAGGACCCTCGCTACCAAAACGAACTCACGTCTCTGCTCGGAGACATCGACAGCTTGCCCGAAGATCTCCGCGAAGCAGCGAACAACTGGATGAGCCGGAGTGCCTCCTCGTCAACCCAATCTCAACTGTTCGAGGATTCTTCTTCCCGTCTTCGCTCTCTTCTCAGTCGC includes these proteins:
- a CDS encoding Arc family DNA-binding protein, with product MAKRDSFLLRLPPETLDALRRWAEEELRSTNSQIETLLTHALKKAGRYPKPTASPGPSPTLGPKDATGNEGQHPDSGRDTDRKEGDGQHAEP
- a CDS encoding DUF4332 domain-containing protein, whose product is MHLIRLDIDRKNAAAHLQVGPLGGGLNAVYAPLQGGSATMARFVRSILFRGNYVNEVFETEEGESIDGSMQWVDATGHVRQMSFAGGSAMLPGGFVNSPLHPSQHTLHEGDRDRIRGLGNIFWEGDDGDARWDELRGDILGMLFCSALGSVSPEKLWWSASRLGVHAPARNELDEGYQSLKAEERDLLDRLRNADAVDHDRAWWALERDRILAEIEHIHHANHRPSRLTERTQHSILTGLRERLATIHVELSHLKNTHQDLIVAEANAKLDSVQDHEASSLEAFRSGVSDHVVYPRARADRPQSSDFSSELNRVRSRLEKLNAEKADVELQLQHAQSVPTSTMAPSWDDSQLRLQLAHAEEMLKRWDRRAQWHRRLGEVQSHLRTRSPYRRTSEGSLIPLAEKYLRELTAGAARQLPPWAVESSYLRGTETPADFDTPSNEQIGRDTYYDRRLPAADSRQRRLVDLAIRLAIAERAVPRIGRIPFLFDHSIEVFRGEALEQILHVLAGFARDGRQILMATHDEFIARRIAAHGGTVCRMHEILRYARPSYSMDSFEDLGIHPALHQTAPNVAIDTTSRETVNSGYFVPFYNSAQDYADINRQLSGWANESDETSWWNTVDTHASGLARPVGVRPAPIGVRNSKFHLHLDSPIDQVPTVDPALAVRFLQAGVHRVGDLLRTPPESLGVAMRTDENLIYYLQCVAELMTATTMLRPFDARVLVGCGITRSHMLRDLEPSQLVDRVDTFLRSGSGQELLRNARSFEVNRIREWVASMKRSTKRRRSAPDLDRSPTDFHRTDAGPRIRTFEPRLREERTAKTDVSSDREMREPKQPMHGRTGQTNSMNSRWKFYLDTESAVVDAPSIGPKMASKLAAISIQTVGDLLASSAETIASQLEEKNVSEETVRDWQRQALLVCRVPNLRGHDAQLIVAVGIVEAEELGSADLETLFEKVARFASSKAGVRILRGSDAPTREEVQEWIHWAQNCRAVRAA
- a CDS encoding SPFH domain-containing protein translates to MSTVTAEKSFQPMSGWFPLVLVILGFGGTIAGFVATVSSVDDRSEVMNVLSFLGVGGLAVVTFLALFGFLAIQPNESRVLLLFGSYKGSVKQSGFFWVNPFYSKKSVSLRVRNFETGSTSVGETKDKQGVVITPKTRTHGRPSKVNDKDGNPIEISAVVVWRVVNTAEALFEVDDYEDYVGVQSEAALRNLATRHPYDSQDHEVSLRSNTQEISDQLQRDIQDRVDKAGVEVIEARISHLAYAAEIAAAMLQRQQASAVVAARTKIVEGAVGMVQQALEHLSRDKIVELDDERKAAMVSNLLVVLCSDRHAQPVVNTGTLHN
- a CDS encoding beta-ketoacyl-ACP synthase III, which encodes MASISTSDQSNLSRSGRGRVAACPGVQVAATGSYAPEQIVTNEDLAVLGCDSEWIVQRTGIEQRRRAAADEATSDLAYHAAIDCLQSANLSPSDVDLIVCATITPDYVTPSTACLLQKRLGCVAPAFDVNAACAGFMVGMVTAAQFVRTGAARNALVVGSEIMSRTVDATDVKTYPLFGDGAGAALLQPIEPDDGSPGHTGNGLIRFTLGSEGDPAALCIPGGGSREPLSPQSITEGRQYLQMDGRSVFKWAVRIVEDSLNDVLVDAGVSPCEIDLVILHQANIRILDAAIGHFAIPRDRMFVNLDRFGNTSAASIPLALDQAVKAGRLQRGNLVLLCGFGAGLSWGTCLLRW